ACGAGAGTTGTGGACCCGAAGACCGGCGCGATGACGGCGATCGAAGATCTCGTCGGCGATACCGAGTCACAGGGCCTCCAACATGTGTTTGCCTACGATGAAACGGAACGGCAACTTGTGACCGCCAGTCCCTCCGCCTGGGCAGACAACGGCCCGAGGGAGACGTTTTGCCTAACCACGCGGCTAGGTCGAACGATCACCGCCACCGCTAATCATCCGGTCTTGACCTGGACGGGGTGGAGGCGACTCGACCAGGTGGAGATCGGCCAGCCCATCGCAGTAGCCGGCCGTGTCGATGTCTTTGGTGTCGACCGCCTTCCCGAAGCCGAGGTCGCACTCCTCGGATTGCTTATCGGTGATGGGACTACGACGGGGACGAGTCCGAAATTCACTACGGCCGATCCCACGCTTCTCGCCGAACTGGAGCGCCTTGCTCGTGATATGGGCATGCAGGTGACCGGCCATGGGGATCACTCGCTGACCTACCGAATTGTCGGACGGTCGGACCGTCCCTCTCAGAAGGATGTCGCCGCTGCTTCCGGAGTATCGGACGCAACGGTCTCACTGGCCCTGTCCGGGAAGCCGGGACCATCGGAGGCCACTCGGGCTAGCGTTCTGGCAGCTGCGGAGAAGCTTGGGTACAGGAACGAAGGTGCTCGGCCTCCGAATCCATTGGTTGGGATCCTTGAACGGCATGGCTTATGGGGCTGCGTTGCCGCAACGAAATTCGTACCCAACGCCGTGTTCAGGCTTCCAAAAGACCAACTCGCGCGCTTCCTTTCCCGACTCTATGCGACAGATGGCTCGGCCTGGGTATCGGGGGATTGTTACCGCATCGAATACGGCACGGTTTCGGAGCAACTTGCGCGCGACGTGCAACATCTCTTGCTTCGGTTCGGCATTGTGGCCAAGTTGCGGCAGCGGCAGGTGCAGTACGCTGGTGATCGGCGGCCTTCGTTTGAGGTGGCGATCCAGGATCCCTACTCGGTGCGTTTGTTTGCAGACCAGATCGGGATTCTGTCGAAGGAGCGTCAGGTTGCACAGGTGGTGGCCGCCGCTGAATCTCGTCTCACCGATCGCGCTCGCTCACGCCTCCTGCCGATGGAAGCATGGGATCTAATCCTTTCCGAGAAGGGCACAGCCAGCTGGGCAGACATCTCTGCTCGTTGCGGCAGGCCTCGGAACCACAACTGGCATGTGGGTCAACGGCGCCCTTCACGTCGTATCGTGTCTGAGCTGGCCGAAGCACTCAGCAGCGACGCCCTGCGCAGCCTGGCCAACTCGGATGTCGTTTGGGACGACGTCGTCTCTATCGAGCCCGCTGGTTGGCAGCGCACCTTCGACCTCGAGGTACCTCGTTACTCGAATTTCCTCGCAGGCGATGTTGTTGTCCACAACAGCACGTTGGCGCTCAACATTGCCTCCAATATTGCAATGGACGGCGGGACCGTCGCGGTGTTCTCGATGGAGATGAGCAAGGAAGAGATCATCCAGCGGATGTTGTGCTCCGTCGGCCGGGTGGACTCGATGGCGTTGCGCACCGGCCAGCTCGACGCCAGGGGCTGGCAGCGGGTGGTCAATGCCGCATCGAAGATGTACCCGGCCCCGGTCTATGTAGATGACAGCGCGTCTGTGACCGTGACCGACATCAGAGCGAAAGCGCGCCGACTGAAGCGGCAGAAGGGTCTGGCGCTGATCGTCGTGGACTACATCCAACTCATGCAAGGGCGGAATCGTGAGAACCGTCAGCAGGAGATCGCCGAGATCAGCCGGAATCTCAAGAACCTGGCCCGTGAGCTCGACCTGCCCATCATCGCGGTGTCCCAGCTCAACCGTGGGTTGGAAGCCCGGGAGGACAAACGGCCCCGCCTGGGCGACTTGAGAGAATCGGGCGCGATCGAGCAAGACGCCGACATCGTGCTGTTCATCTACCGACACGAGTACTACTACCCGGACGATCCTGAATCCAAAGGCCTTGCCGAGGTGAACGTTGCCAAACATCGGGCCGGCGCAACAGGCAAAGTCGATATGACCTTCCTGCCTCGCTACACCTTGTTTGCCGATGTCGGGCGGGATGTCGGACCCTAGGGCGGGGTGACACGGGTCGCCCCAGACAGATGAGACCCCCTACTAAGAGGGGGTCTCGGGTCGCTTTCGCCGGTCGCCGTTCGGGAAGAGTCGGAGGAAGGGGGTCTCCGTAAGTGCTCGGCAGTCCGTTCCGGTGAAAACGTTCTACTCACATCATCGGCGCGATCTAGCCGGACCTTGAGGAGTTTGACCGATTTCTCTCTGTAGGCTGCCGGAATGCCCGGGAAATGGACTGCCGCCGTTGTTCTCGCCGCGGTTGCAGCGGCTTGGGGAACGATCCCGCTCATTGTTCGCACTGTCGATTTGCCGGCGGAGCAGTTGGTTGCTGCGCGGCTGTGGTTGGGAGCGCTGCCGCTCCTGATCTGGGTAGTTGCCCGGAGACAACATCATCTCCCGGCTGCCGATAGGGCTCGAGTTCTGACGCTCGGTGTGGTACTCGCCGCTCACTGGGCCGCCTTCTTCTGGTCCCTCAAGACGACCACGGTTGCGATTGCGCTCGTGCTCGTTTACCTGGCACCTGTTCTGCTGGCCGCCCTGGCTCCCCGGATTCTGGGTGAACATACCGACAAGAGAACCTGGGTCGCCGTAGCAATGGCGCTGCTGGGCGTCGTGCTCGTTGCCCGACCGGGTGGGGGAGCGACCTTGTCTGGAACGGTGGCCGGGCTGATCGCGGCGGCGACGCTGGCTGCTCTCATCCTGATCGGAAAACCGGTCGCGCAGCGACTTGGTGGGCTCCGCTTGGCTGCCTACGAGCACACGGTTGCTGCCCTGGTAATGACCCCGTGGGCCCTGGCGGCGCTCTTCGAGGTTCCGTGGGAGGCGACCGACAATCCACCGGCTGTGGAAAGCTGGTGGCAACTCCTGGTTCTCGGCATGGTGCTGACGGGTCTTTCCGGCGTTCTCTACTGGACGTCCGTCTCCCGGCTGCGCGTCACGAGCGTCGGTGTGATCATGTACGTCGAGCCGGCCTCGGCCGTGGTCTGGGCTGCTCTATTCCTTGGTGAAACGCCCGGTCTTCCCGCTGCTTTGGGAGTTGTGCTCGTGATCTTGTCCGGGATCGTGGCGGCGGTCGCCGGCGGATATCGGGCGGACCGGGGCGTCGCAGCTCAAGGTATTCGATGAAGTCGCCGATGGAACTTCCAGCGTCGGACAGTCGGGCGAGAAGGGCACGAGGATGTGGCAGGAGATCGCGGAAGGCGTTTACCGCCGTCGGTATGAGTCGCTCGACCTGAACGTCGGCGTCGTGATCGGCGGAGAGGGCGTCCTCGTCATCGACACGCGTGCCTCTCACCGCCAGGCTCAACAGCTCCTGGATGAACTGCGGACGTTGACCAGGCTTCCGCCACGCTGGGTACTGAACACCCACTACCACTGGGATCATTGCTGGGGAAACGCGTTGTTCCCGGCTGCCCAGTTATGGGGCCACGAGCGATGTCGAAGTGCGCTCATGAACGATGGAGAAGCAGCTAGGGCCGGGGTTCTCGAGCGGCTCACCGAAGAGCACCGGGCGGACGTCGAAGAGGTGGTCATCACTGCTCCCGATCATACGTTTGGCGTCCGGCATGCCATCGACCTGGGAGGGCGCATCGTTGAATTCAAGTATCTGGGGCTCGGGCACACCGACAGTGACGTTGTTGTTCAGGTGGCCGACTCGGGGACGTTGTTTGCCGGCGATCTGATTGAGGAGGGCGCTCCACCCTCCTTTTCCGACTCGTTTCCGCTGAACTGGCCGGAGACTCTGGATGCTCTGCTGGAGATGACGAGGGGTGTGGTCGTCCCCGGTCACGGAGACATCGTCGACAGGGCATTCATCGAAACGCAGAGGGCCGAGATCTCCGCGCTCGCCGGCCTGGCCAGAGCAGCTTATGTTGCCGGCGAACGGGTTGATGAGGTGGACGTCCACACGAGCCCCTACCCCGAAGAGCCGACCAGGACGGCGATACAGAGGGCCTTTCTCCAACTGGAGGACTAGCCCCAGAAGCCTCCTTCTGCGAATGTGGTGCCTGCGATCCGGCTAAGGGTTGAAGTCCTCGTGGACCCGACTGGGCGTCGGGCCGCGCTGACCTTGGTACTTGGACCCGGCCCGGTCGGTCCCATACGGATGGTCTGCTTCTGTGGATAGCTGATAGAAGCTGATCTGTCCGATCTTCATTCGTGGATAGATGGCGATCGGGAGAGTCGCCACGTTTGATAGTTCGAGGGTCAGGTATCCGTCGAATCCGGGGTCGACGAATCCCGCCGTCGAATGGATGAGGAGTCCGAGGCGGCCGAGGCTCGACTTGCCTTCGAGGCGGGCGACAATGTCGTCGCCAAGCCGCACCCGCTCGAGAGTTGAGCCGAGGACGAACTCGCCGGGATGCAACATGAACGCTTCTTCGTCGTCGACCTCAACCAGTGTGGTCAAGTCGAGTTGAGGAGCCTTTGGATCGATGTGAGGGTATTTGTGGTTCTCAAAGACCCGGAAGAAACGATCGACGCGGAGGTCGATGCTCGATGGCTGCACGAAGGAGGGCTCGAACGGGTCGATCTCGATACGACGGCTCTCAATGGCTTCTTTGATGGTCCGGTCCGAAAAGATCATGTCGTTCCCCCGATGAAGATGATGCACACAAGAGGTATCGGGCACTTGGCAGGTGTGACCGGCGGCTGCCGGAAGCCGACTGCCGTTTGTCCCGTTGCCTGTGGTCGAGCGGGTGAGGGGAATCGAACCCCCGTTCCAAGCTTGGGAAGCTCGTGTTCTACCACTGAACTACACCCGCGGGCACTGGGATTGTACCAATCTGGATCTCTGACGGCCCGGTCGACCTTCCGCGCGGATGCGGGGGGTTCCGACCCGGCTCTCACCCCAAGATGCTCAAGCCTCCCCAGACCCCCATCACGACCCCGACTGCCATCAGGAACCACGCACGTCCGGGCCGGAACTCGCCTTCAACGCCGACGGGCTGTTCACCCCGGCGGTGTTTCCACATCGCAAGGCCGTTCCCTACCAGTAAGGCGAGGCCGACCCCGAATATCAGTTCGGGGAAGATCTGATCGATTCCTATGACGTCACCCATGAGGAGCGCCACCGTAGCCCGGTATCGTTGAGGCGAGGAAATCAGCGAGGAGCCACCATGTCACGAACATGCCATGTCGTTCGTGTATTCACGCGCGGAGCGACAGGAGGCAACCACCTCGGAGTGGTGATCAGGTCTGAAGGACTTGGGACTCTCGACATGCAGGCGATCGCCACAGAACTGGGTTTCTCCGAGACCATCTTCCTCATACCCGGTGATCCGCCGGCGGTACGGATCTTCACGCCGGGTCGAGAGATGCCGTTTGCAGGCCATCCTCTGGTCGGAATGACCTGGATCCTCAGGGAACTCGATGTGCAACAGACGGATCGGCTCCTCTGCGGGATCGGCCTCGTTCGGGTCGGCTTCGACGGTCCGGATGCCTGGATCGAGGCACCGCCGGACCGACCGGTCCGTGCGGCCCCCGGCGCCGATCAGGTGGCGGCGACGCTCGGGCTTGTGGCACCAATCAGCGCGGCTTGGGTCGACATGCCTATTTCGTACCTCGTGCTCGAACTCGAATCACCAGAGGCTGTGGCGGATGTGAGCTTCACCGAGGACGCCATGGCGGCGACGGGAGTTGGCGAGCTGTACCTGTATGCATGGGCGAATGGAGATCGAGCCAAGTCGAGGTTCTTCGCGCCTGAGGCGGGGGTATTCGAGGATCCGGCTACCGGGAGCGCGGCAGTTGCGCTCGCCTCGAAGTTGGCGAACGAAGGACGTTCGAGCGGAACCATCCTCATCGATCAAGGTGACGAGATCGGACACCCTTCGACAATCGGACTGAACTGGAGTCCGGACCGGGTACGCATCGGGGGAGGGGTGTCTATGGAGGAGGTCCGGCTGTTGGACGAGTTGGACCGGCAGCCTCACCGGCCGCACACTGATTAGATCCGGGCGTCCCGAGGCTCCGAGCCAGGTTTCCTCTGCCTGCCCACCGCCGCACCGATCCCTCCCATGCCCGCTTCCGGGAGACGGCTCGGTTGGGCCCGGTTTCAGCCGGCTCAGGCGAAGCCCGTCCAGCGCCCACCGAACCCGGCGCACGAGGTCTTAGAATCCCCTCATGGCAACTGAAGGTTCACGAAAGGCGGTCTTTGCCGCCCTCACCGGGAACGCACTCATTGCAGTTGCCAAATTCATTGCTGCGGCCCTCACCGGCTCGGCCGCCATGCTCTCCGAGGCTTGGCACTCGGTGGCCGACACGGGCAACCAGACCCTGTTGTTGCGCGGCCTCGCTCAATCGCGGCGGGCTCCCGACGCCCAGTACCCCTTTGGACGCGGCAAGGAGACGTACTTCTGGAGCTTCATGGTTGCGGTCATGCTCTTCGTCGGTGGCGCCGTGCTCTCCATACAGCACGGGATCGACGCGCTCCAACATCCCCACGAACTCGAATCCATCTCCGTCAATGTTCTAGTCCTGGGCTTGGCGTTCGTGATTGAGGGCTCCGTATTCCTCTTTGCCTACCGGGAGTTCAAACGCGAACGAGGCAGCCGCTCGAACTGGCGGACCTTCCGTGGCACCAAGAACGCTTCCATCCTCGTTGTGCTCCTCGAAGACAGCGCAGCCATCCTCGGTCTCGTCATTGCCCTCGCCGGCATGTTTCTTTCCGCGGCAACCGGGGACGCTGTGTGGGACGCGATCGCCTCACTGATGATCGGTGCCCTTCTCGCCACCGTTGCCGTTCTCCTGGCGACGGAAACGAAGGCACTGCTGATCGGCGAGGCGGCGAGTCGGTCCGACCGATCGGGTGTGATGGCGGCGGTGCTGTCACTCCCGCAGGTGAGTGGCGTCGGCCGACTGCTCACCATGCACATGGGCCCCGAGCAGGTGTTGGTCAACATCGAGGTCGACTTCGTGGATGGTCTCGACTCTGCGGGTGTCGAGGCGGCGATCGACACCGTCGAAGCAGCCATCCGGTCGTCGCTGCCGCACGCCGGCAACATCTTCGTCGAGTTGGAGACCGCCCACCGTGGCTGAGGCTACGGCACCAGGATCATCTGCCAACCTCGGACCGGGATTCGATACCCTGGCACTCGCCCTGGAAATCACCTGCCGGGTGGTGGCCGTACGTGCCCCTGAATGGATGGTGTCCCATCACGGGCCGCATGCTCCTGCGCCGGGGGACGATGATGCTGTGTTGCTGGCCGCCCGCACCGCCGTCGGCGCAGAGAACCCCCTGAAGCTCGAGGTGTACAACGAGATACCGCTCGGCCGGGGACTCGGCTCATCGGCTGCCGCATTTGTCGCAGGCGCGGCCGCTGGTTTGCGGGCAGTTGATCAGCAGGCGGATACGGCCGTTGTGTTGCGGCTGGCTTCCGATCTGGAAGGACACGCCGACAATGTGGCCGCCTCGGTATTCGGTGGATTGGTGGCTGCGGTGGGTTCGCTGGCCCAGCCACTCGTGCTGCATCCATCGCTGCGCCTAGTCATTGCCGTTCCGTCGCGACGTCTCCCGACCAAGTGGGCGCGTCAAGCACTTCCGGAGATCGTTGAACACGACGTGGCGGCCCGATCGGTCGCCAGGGTCGTGGCACTGGTCGAAGCCTTCCGTACCGCGGATCCAAGGCTTTTCGCGGCGGCGGCCGGTGATGAGCTTCACGAAGCGCCGCGCGGCCCGCTGTTTCCCGAGGCCGAAGATCTGATGTTCACCGCGCGATCGGCGGGCGCCGTCCATACATGTTGGAGCGGAGCCGGACCGTCGATCCTGGCGGTCGTCGATGGGGATGGGGTAGAGGCGGTGGCTACGGCTCTTCGAGAGGCACTCGGTAGTGAGGGCACAGTTCTCCTTCCCGCCATCGCCTTTCAGGGGCTCCGTTGATCAATATCTGGTTTGCGAAATCGGCTTGAAACAGTCATCCTGTAGCTCCATCCACTGATTTCTGGAGAGGATTACTGCATGGGTTCGCTGGTCAAGAAGCGGCGCAAGAAGATGTCGAAGCACAAGTATCGCAAGCGCCTCAAGGCAAACCGCCACAAGCGCAAGAGGTAGCCGCACTGCACCGCAATCATGCGGTTCTGAAAGGACCCACCTACTCCCGACAACGCGCCCGCCGGCGCGTTGTCGCTCGTGGGTAGCGCGTCCCCTCAGAGGCCCGGCGAAACGAGGCGGCGTGCGAGCAACCCGGCGCCGGCTGCGGCCGCAATGAGGAACCCAACGACCATAAGCGTGCGCCGTCCGCTCGTGGCAGGCGTCGGGCCGCGATTGCAGACACTTCCGGCCGCGATGACGTCATCGATCGTATCATCCGGGTAGTAGGTCCCTCCGTAATCCCACAGGCCTGGGAGGAGATCCCCGAAAAGGAACTGCACGTTGTGTGGTTCGTCGGTCACGATCGTCGCCTCGAGCAGCGCGCCGCGCGGCAGTTCTTCGAGCATCGTTACCGTTTCCACGAAGGTCGTGGGCGCCTGACCGACTACAAAGACATACCGTTCTTGTGGATTGATCGCTATTGCTTCCCAAAGGGTGAGCTCCGGCTCGACCGTCTTGAGCGAGACCGTCTCGACCTTTTCTGCGCCGCAAGGGCGGATCCGAAGGCTGATGGCCCCGTCGGTTGGCGTCATTCCGACAGCCACCCGCGGCCCACCCGCTGGGTCGCCGCCGGCGGCCGGAGTCAGACCGATCGCCACCAGCATCACGGTCAGTCCGAGGATCAGAATGATGGCGAAAATCCAGTCCGGTGAGATATCCCACGCCGGGCGGCGATCCGGGATCAGATCCTGGCCGGAGCGATGGGACGAAGTGCCTACCGGTGTCATTCCGGCTCGCGAAGGAAGCGTTCGATCTCGTTGACGAGACGCTCACCGGCTTCCGGCTCCATTATCAGGTCATCTGCGTCATCCTCCAGCCCTCCGACGTACTCCTGGAGCTCCGTCGACGCCGCCACCGCTGCTTCAATGTGACGGTGGAAAGCAATCGCTTCGATTTCGATTGCCTCCAGGTTGATCGCGATCCCGGTGATTTCAGAGGCCTTTTCGAGGAGGGCCATCATTGCCCTGGGATTGGGGTTGCCTGCCAGGTAGTGCGGAATGGCTGCCCAGAGTCCCACCGTCGAGAATCCCGCACTGCTGCAAGCCGCATTGAGCGCGCCGACGAGGCCCGTCGGCCCCTGATAGTCGGTAGCTAGGAGTTGGTTGTCCTTGAGAAGGGTCTCATCGCTGGCAACCGCCATGATGGGAACCGGCAACGTGTGTGCGACCCTGCCGATAAACGCACCAAAGAGGACGACGGCAGAGGCCTCCATCTCGTGGAAGGCGTCGACGAGGTGATCGGTGAGGGTCGGCCACCGAAACTCTGGTTCGGGGCCTTCAACCACGACCAGATCGTGGTCCGCCCCCGGCAAGCGAGCACGCGACAGCCGGATGGCCGGCCACTCAATCCCCTGGGTAATCCCGTCGGTGATGTGAATCTCGGGCCTTGTCTGGCTGAAGTCGAAGAACTCCTCAGCACCGATGGAGGCGAGTAGTTCGACGTCCGTTGCCTGCTCGAGCAGGTAGGCGACGGCTCCACTGGCTGCGTCGGCCGCGTCGCTCCATCCGGAAAACCCGACGAACACCGTCGGATCGCGCAACTCCGGTTGGCTGTGCCAGGTGAACGCCTTCATTGTGGATCAGGCTAGTTGGCGTTGGGTGCCCGGGCAGGTGACCGGTCACCGACCAAAACGGCG
This DNA window, taken from Acidimicrobiia bacterium, encodes the following:
- the dnaB gene encoding replicative DNA helicase, with the protein product MPPHNLEAEESVLGAVMLSSDAANSVMDKLAPEDFYVPAHQAIFEAVARLYNSNQPIDIVTVSDSLRRSEEIDRIGGVVYLTELMERVPTASNVDYYATIVEEHALRRSLLQAGARITDFALQTDEEIIDILDNAEQTVLGVAERRVGDGLQPIAPLLQSTLEVIEELEASGNAITGLATGYRDLDVKLAGLHPANLLIVAARPSMGKCLVGSTRVVDPKTGAMTAIEDLVGDTESQGLQHVFAYDETERQLVTASPSAWADNGPRETFCLTTRLGRTITATANHPVLTWTGWRRLDQVEIGQPIAVAGRVDVFGVDRLPEAEVALLGLLIGDGTTTGTSPKFTTADPTLLAELERLARDMGMQVTGHGDHSLTYRIVGRSDRPSQKDVAAASGVSDATVSLALSGKPGPSEATRASVLAAAEKLGYRNEGARPPNPLVGILERHGLWGCVAATKFVPNAVFRLPKDQLARFLSRLYATDGSAWVSGDCYRIEYGTVSEQLARDVQHLLLRFGIVAKLRQRQVQYAGDRRPSFEVAIQDPYSVRLFADQIGILSKERQVAQVVAAAESRLTDRARSRLLPMEAWDLILSEKGTASWADISARCGRPRNHNWHVGQRRPSRRIVSELAEALSSDALRSLANSDVVWDDVVSIEPAGWQRTFDLEVPRYSNFLAGDVVVHNSTLALNIASNIAMDGGTVAVFSMEMSKEEIIQRMLCSVGRVDSMALRTGQLDARGWQRVVNAASKMYPAPVYVDDSASVTVTDIRAKARRLKRQKGLALIVVDYIQLMQGRNRENRQQEIAEISRNLKNLARELDLPIIAVSQLNRGLEAREDKRPRLGDLRESGAIEQDADIVLFIYRHEYYYPDDPESKGLAEVNVAKHRAGATGKVDMTFLPRYTLFADVGRDVGP
- a CDS encoding DMT family transporter; translated protein: MPGKWTAAVVLAAVAAAWGTIPLIVRTVDLPAEQLVAARLWLGALPLLIWVVARRQHHLPAADRARVLTLGVVLAAHWAAFFWSLKTTTVAIALVLVYLAPVLLAALAPRILGEHTDKRTWVAVAMALLGVVLVARPGGGATLSGTVAGLIAAATLAALILIGKPVAQRLGGLRLAAYEHTVAALVMTPWALAALFEVPWEATDNPPAVESWWQLLVLGMVLTGLSGVLYWTSVSRLRVTSVGVIMYVEPASAVVWAALFLGETPGLPAALGVVLVILSGIVAAVAGGYRADRGVAAQGIR
- a CDS encoding MBL fold metallo-hydrolase; its protein translation is MWQEIAEGVYRRRYESLDLNVGVVIGGEGVLVIDTRASHRQAQQLLDELRTLTRLPPRWVLNTHYHWDHCWGNALFPAAQLWGHERCRSALMNDGEAARAGVLERLTEEHRADVEEVVITAPDHTFGVRHAIDLGGRIVEFKYLGLGHTDSDVVVQVADSGTLFAGDLIEEGAPPSFSDSFPLNWPETLDALLEMTRGVVVPGHGDIVDRAFIETQRAEISALAGLARAAYVAGERVDEVDVHTSPYPEEPTRTAIQRAFLQLED
- the dcd gene encoding dCTP deaminase, with amino-acid sequence MIFSDRTIKEAIESRRIEIDPFEPSFVQPSSIDLRVDRFFRVFENHKYPHIDPKAPQLDLTTLVEVDDEEAFMLHPGEFVLGSTLERVRLGDDIVARLEGKSSLGRLGLLIHSTAGFVDPGFDGYLTLELSNVATLPIAIYPRMKIGQISFYQLSTEADHPYGTDRAGSKYQGQRGPTPSRVHEDFNP
- a CDS encoding PhzF family phenazine biosynthesis protein, with protein sequence MSRTCHVVRVFTRGATGGNHLGVVIRSEGLGTLDMQAIATELGFSETIFLIPGDPPAVRIFTPGREMPFAGHPLVGMTWILRELDVQQTDRLLCGIGLVRVGFDGPDAWIEAPPDRPVRAAPGADQVAATLGLVAPISAAWVDMPISYLVLELESPEAVADVSFTEDAMAATGVGELYLYAWANGDRAKSRFFAPEAGVFEDPATGSAAVALASKLANEGRSSGTILIDQGDEIGHPSTIGLNWSPDRVRIGGGVSMEEVRLLDELDRQPHRPHTD
- a CDS encoding cation diffusion facilitator family transporter; the encoded protein is MATEGSRKAVFAALTGNALIAVAKFIAAALTGSAAMLSEAWHSVADTGNQTLLLRGLAQSRRAPDAQYPFGRGKETYFWSFMVAVMLFVGGAVLSIQHGIDALQHPHELESISVNVLVLGLAFVIEGSVFLFAYREFKRERGSRSNWRTFRGTKNASILVVLLEDSAAILGLVIALAGMFLSAATGDAVWDAIASLMIGALLATVAVLLATETKALLIGEAASRSDRSGVMAAVLSLPQVSGVGRLLTMHMGPEQVLVNIEVDFVDGLDSAGVEAAIDTVEAAIRSSLPHAGNIFVELETAHRG
- a CDS encoding homoserine kinase, with protein sequence MAEATAPGSSANLGPGFDTLALALEITCRVVAVRAPEWMVSHHGPHAPAPGDDDAVLLAARTAVGAENPLKLEVYNEIPLGRGLGSSAAAFVAGAAAGLRAVDQQADTAVVLRLASDLEGHADNVAASVFGGLVAAVGSLAQPLVLHPSLRLVIAVPSRRLPTKWARQALPEIVEHDVAARSVARVVALVEAFRTADPRLFAAAAGDELHEAPRGPLFPEAEDLMFTARSAGAVHTCWSGAGPSILAVVDGDGVEAVATALREALGSEGTVLLPAIAFQGLR
- a CDS encoding aurora kinase A-interacting protein, whose product is MGSLVKKRRKKMSKHKYRKRLKANRHKRKR
- a CDS encoding PAC2 family protein, translated to MKAFTWHSQPELRDPTVFVGFSGWSDAADAASGAVAYLLEQATDVELLASIGAEEFFDFSQTRPEIHITDGITQGIEWPAIRLSRARLPGADHDLVVVEGPEPEFRWPTLTDHLVDAFHEMEASAVVLFGAFIGRVAHTLPVPIMAVASDETLLKDNQLLATDYQGPTGLVGALNAACSSAGFSTVGLWAAIPHYLAGNPNPRAMMALLEKASEITGIAINLEAIEIEAIAFHRHIEAAVAASTELQEYVGGLEDDADDLIMEPEAGERLVNEIERFLREPE